The Populus alba chromosome 4, ASM523922v2, whole genome shotgun sequence genome contains a region encoding:
- the LOC118053585 gene encoding uncharacterized protein, which produces MIKRVTFSEAPRHNKLTSPNIQKDITQAAAEEITNVIIKDLGDSLFSILIDESRDISIKEQMAVVLRYVDNNGHIIEHFLGIQHVRDTTASSLKAAIEALFSKHGLNISRLCGQGYDGANNIRGEFNGLKALILNSNPSAYYVHCFAHKLQSTLVAVTKKHNEVGDVFNFISSIINIVRASCKRMEVITEKQYARIIEGLENGEIASGRGLNQETSLRRYGDTRWGSHYVTIIRLLAMFSSVLDVFEIIREDGMNSEQRT; this is translated from the coding sequence atgattaaaagagTTACTTTTAGTGAAGCTCCTAGACATAACAAATTGACTTCTCCAAATATTCAAAAAGACATTACTCAAGCTGCTGCAGAGGAGATTACAAATGTGATTATCAAAGATCTAGGTGactcattattttcaattttaattgatgagTCACGTGACATATCAATCAAGGAACAAATGGCTGTTGTTCTACGATATGTAGACAACAATGGACATATAATTGAACATTTTCTTGGCATTCAACATGTGCGAGATACAACTGCTAGTTCACTTAAGGCAGCTATTGAAGCTTTGTTTTCTAAACATGGGCTAAACATATCAAGATTGTGTGGTCAGGGATATGATGGAGCTAATAACATACGAGGTGAATTCAATGGCTTGAAAGCACTTATTCTAAACAGCAATCCAAGtgcatattatgtacattgTTTTGCTCATAAACTTCAATCGACTCTTGTGGCTGTTACAAAGAAGCATAATGAAGTTGGAGatgtcttcaattttatttctagtaTTATAAACATAGTTAGAGCATCATGTAAAAGGATGGAGGTGATTACAGAAAAACAATATGCTAGAATTATTGAAGGACTTGAAAATGGAGAAATTGCTAGTGGACGAGGCTTGAATCAAGAAACTTCTCTTAGAAGGTATGGTGACACCCGTTGGGGCTCCCACTATGTTACAATTATTCGTCTACTTGCAATGTTTTCATCAGTTCTTGATGTGTTTGAGATTATAAGGGAGGATGGGATGAACTCAGAACAGAGAACATAA
- the LOC140955538 gene encoding uncharacterized protein, whose product MDDEYKLRGHSRQKSQGITNLHQFHYELFNNIIEMQLTELDDRFTETSTKLLLCVACLNPGDSFSAFNKEKLLRLALFYPSEFSIVDLMVLGDQLDTYIIDLRGDDEFSGIEGIASLAEKMWREFFLLCILSRVDCGIG is encoded by the exons ATGGATGATGAGTACAAGCTTCGTGGGCATTCAAGGCAAAAATCTCAAGGGATTACAAACCTACACCAATTCCATTATGAATTGTTTAACAATATCATTGAAATGCAACTTACTGAGTTGGATGATCGTTTTACTGAGACGAGTACAAAGTTACTACTTTGTGTGGCATGTTTAAACCCAGGTGACTCTTTCTCTGCtttcaacaaagaaaagctTCTTCGTCTTGCTCTTTTTTATCCCAGTGAATTCTCTATAGTGGACCTTATGGTACTTGGTGACCAACTTGATACATATATTATTGATCTACGTGGTGATGATGAGTTCTCTGGTATTGAAGGTATTGCTAGTCTTGCAgagaaaatg TGGAGAGAGTTTTTTCTGCTATGCATATTGTCAAGAGTAGATTGCGGAATAGGATGA